AACGTATATATTCGAATGCTGCTTTATTCAAAATCCTGTAACCGTCGGCATGATCAAATATGGTGCTTCCCAGGAAGTTGTGATGAATTATGTAAAGCAATTAGCAGATATTATTGAGCCGTTAAACCCTGTTTTACTTTATGTAGATCAAAAAGATCTGTCACGTTCCTTTAAAAAGGCCATACAAGAACGACCAAGAGAATGGTCTAGTGGTTTTATGGATTACTATACTCACCAAGGCTACGGGAAAATACATGGTGCAGAAGGAATCGAAGGAACCATTGAAGTTCTCGAAGCAAGAAAACAATTAGAGTCCTTCATTTTTAATGCATTAGCCATTAAAAAGGTTAAAATTGATAATACTCAGTTTGACAAAGATTCTCACAAAAATAGAATCACGGAAGTATTCATGAATGCTGCAAGCATATAGTTTTATGAATCACAGTGCACTTTGCCTCTGATTTTTTTTATATCTAATTCATTATTTTGTAGGATTAATAACAAAGACAATCACACTTTTATCTAAGTCAAAGTCCCAGTCGACAAAAATATCAATGACTTTCGTATCCAAAATCGCTTCAAAATGGTTATTGTTATGAAGCAGCCCTTTTTCGAGTGACCGCTTTGCGAGCTTGAGTTGTTCCTGCATCCCTTGTCTGATTAACTGCTTTTCAATCCTGACCAATATTCCATTTCGAATAACTAGGATTGTGCGCTGATTTACTTGGCTTGCATAAATCTCTTCAGGCTTCTTTTCTGATTCAGAGCTTAAATGAATGATTTCATTAATAAGTTCTGCTTTACCAATAAACTCTTCTGTAATGGGATAGTCGGTACTCGTTGAATCCGTGGATATCCCAGTTAACATCGCAGATTTATTTTGCAGACTCCAATCATAGTAGAATTCTCTTATTTCCATACCAGTAACAATCTTTATATATGCTTTTATTTCAGGGATTAGCGTCTGCATGACTAAATCTCGAGTCTGTTGAACACTTTCATCCTGATTTTGGTTGATGAGTACCTTTTCTGTTGGAGTAAGGAAATTTCGAATATAGACGATAATAAAGGTTCTACCTAATGACACATGTACTGATTCCGGTCCTTTACCAAAATGATCACGGAGAATCTTACTTATGTAGCTGCTTAATTCGGCCGATTTTTTATAAATTGGTATTTCCATTTTTGAGGACTCCTTTTTCCAACTAGGTATTTATGCTATAGTCTTCCCTATTCACTGGAAATAATTAGCATGGTTTGTTACTCGGAATAAAAATATAATGAAGGTAGGTGAAGGGACAGAAAGCCATTCGCTTTGAGGAGTAGGATATGTTTTCAAGCATGAACAACAAAGTTTTAATAGACACATATTTTAATGCAGTAAAGCTAAAGTTAGACGAAGACTTTATTAAATTGTTAGAAGAAGAAATTGATCGAAGAGGGATCCAATCAGATAAGGTAGAAAGAATGGTTTAAACCATAGCTTTTCACTAAAGATTATTTACACCTTCTTCCAATTATTATTAGTTGTAATGTAATAAGAACAGCAGCGGATGGCTTCTTGCTCTTTACTTCTTTCAAAGAAATTTTGCCTATTAAATAATCAGACTACTAATACTATAAAAAAAGCTAGGTCATTAGCCTAGCTTTTTTTATAGTTATTTATAATAAGTGGTTATTTTCCCTTATATCTCTTTCAATAGTTTTGTATAATTTTATATTATAAGAATTTTTAAATTTGAACAGTAATGATACTTTGGAAAATGGAGTGTTAAAATGTTAACCATACGGAACGTGACGATGAATGATTTACCTGACCTTTTAATCATTGAACACCTTTGCTTTCCAATTGAAGAAGCAGCGACGGAAGAAGCCTTTAAACAGCGTATTCAATTAATTCCAGATAGCTTTTTTGTGGCGGAAGAGTGTGGTGTGATTGTGGGTTTAGTGAATGGACCAGTGATTGAAAAAGAGTTTATTACAGATGATTTATTCGAGGAGATTAAGCCAAATCCTGCTTCCGGCGGTCATCAAACGGTTTTAGGAGTTGCCGTGACACCGCACTTCCAAACAAGGGGAGTGGCAACAGCGTTACTAGCACATCTTGAAAAAGAGGCAATATCAAGAAATCGCGAGAGTATTACACTTACCTGTAAAGAAGACTTAATACGATTTTATGAAAACTTAGGATACAAAAATCGAGGTGTTTCGAAATCGGAGCATGGCGGCGTCCAGTGGTACAACCTGAATAAAAAATTGAGGTAGAGGAGATTTTTTCACGGAGGAGATACAGTGATTTATAGAGATAAAGAATTGATCATTCGTCCCATTTTAGAGGCTGATCTATCAGAACTTTGGAGTTTGATTTATTCAGAGGAACTACCAGAATGGAAAAAATGGGACGCACCTTATTTTGAACATAAGCATGTTACATACCAAGATTATTTGAAGACGAAAGACGCTCTTGTGAACCAAGATAACCGCTGGGTGATTGAGGTGAACGGTGAGATTATCGGAACAATAGGCTATTATTGGGAGCATAAGCCGTCTAATTGGCTGGAAATCGGGATTGTGATCTATAAACCTGCCTACTGGAGCGGCGGGTATGGGACAAGAGCAATTCGGATATTGATCAATCATTTATTTACCACCATGCCGCTAGTTCGAGTGGGTTATACGACTTGGTCAGGAAATGAACGGATGATTAAGGTTGGGGAAAAACTAGGAATGACAATGGAAGCAAGGCTAAGAAAATGCCGTTATTATAATGGTGAATATTACGATTCCATCAGAATGGGATTGTTGAGAGAAGAATGGGAATCAAATCCTCAATTTAAATAATAATGTATTAGAAAGAACCTGAGCCCAAAAACTTAGGTTTTTTTTTAGGTCTTTCCTATGCGTCTCCTCTAGTGGGGAATTATGGTAGAATAGGTAATAATGAGAACACTTATAAGCGAAGGGAGAAAAACCAATGTACGAATTAAAAACAAAACAAACAGACAATAGTGTGATAGAGTTTATCGAACAGGTCGACAGCCCAAAGAAACGCGAGGACGCATACAAATTATTAGATATCTTCACAGAGACTACTGGTTATGAAGCGAAAATGTGGGGACCAAGTATCATTGGTTTTGGATCTTACCATTACAAATATGAATCTGGTCACGAAGGTGACGCACCTCTCGTTGGATTTTCTCCGAGAAAAGCAAAAATCAGCTTATATTTTGCACCAGGTGAAACAAAGCGGGAAGAATTGTTAGAACAGTTTGGAAAACACACTACAGGGAAAGCGTGTGTGTACATTAATAAAGTTGCAGATATTGATGTAGATGTTTTGAAAGCATTAATTATTGAATCTGTATCCTTTTTGCAAGCAATGTATCCAGCAAAATAAAACGGTGAGCCTCTTATCCAGCAGTCCATTCATTTGCTAAATAAGGGGCTCTATTTCTTAAGGCAGCAATCCTGCTATTCCTAATAATGATAAAACAATTTCAAAAAGAATGAGAATCACAATAATCCATTCCACGAACAATCCGCGAATCGAATGACTAATAGTCGAAAAACCATCCATTATGTTATAGAGTATTTCGGTTTTACTTTTCAAAATCTTATAACGATCATTTAATTCGAAAAACTCGAGCATACGATCATAAAATTCACCGGCAGAACTGCTTGTCCAAGTGATGTCTGGCTTATCGAGAATCATGATATATGCAAGGGTATTATACTCATGACGGATAATTTTTGCTGTTGTCCTTGCTAGTTCCTTATTTCCGATTCGCAGCTTACCTTTCTCTAAACGGTCAATCATCGTTTCGAGCTTATCATTAATTTGCCCCAGCTGTTCCTCTGTTTTTTCCAAAGCAACAGACTTTGCTAGTACAGTAGAAATTAATTCAGGATAGTAATCCTCATATTCAGGAACGACCACATATTCATCTGTTAACTCAATGCTTTCGGTATCTTTTATATGCAAGCTGTAATCATCGCTGTATCGGTCTGCGTTTTTAACCTCAATGTCTGGCTCGAAGGAGTGGAGGTAGTTCAATAAAGCAGTTATCTCATTTGGAGTTGTGTGATTAATGAAGACAATGCTGCCGAAGGAAAATACTAGAACCATTTGTGAATCGTCCACATCTTTATAGAGGATTGATTTTAATATTTCACCCCTTAAAATTAATGGCTCCTCCCAGGTGAATTTCTTTGGTATTCCGCAATGAACGGCGATTTTGTTCAGATCAATTTCATTGGTTATGGCAAAAGCTTTAAAGGATAAATCTCTCATCTTCACCACTCATCTCAGTTTTTTTTACTTATCTATATTAGTATATGAACCGTTTAGGTAAAATAATGAAGGATAAATGGAAAGGATCGAGAATTAATTATGATGTACTAGGAATAAAGCCTGAAAAAAAACGGAGGAGAGATACCATGACTGAAAATTCATTTGTTTACGTTACATACATAGCAACTACACCTGAAAAGCTTTGGGAAGCTTTAACGAGCAGCGAGTATACTGAACAATACTTCTTTGGAACCAGTATTCAATCAGATTGGCAGGAAGGGAGTGAACTTACCTATTCTCGCAATGGGCAGGTTTCCGATTATGGAAAAATCCTAAAGATTGAACATAATCGTGTACTATCCTTTACCTGGACTTATGTTGGAGATGGTGTCGAAGGGAAACTGCCTTCACGTGTGACTTTTGAATTAAAACCGCTGAAGGGAACCGTAAAACTAACACTGAGACATGAAGATCTCCAGCCTGGTGATTTAGTCGATCGAGATGATACCTTTGAAGGATTGAACAACGGCTGGCCAGCGATAATAAGCAATTTGAAAAGTCTTTTAGAAACCGGAATAACTTTACCTGCTGTAACAATCTAAAGATATCTTAGTAAATATTCTAATGAAAAAAAGTAAGTTTTATCCATTACATTTGAAAAAAGGATTGTAATACTTTCTCCTTTATGATGCATACTAAAAATAAAAAGGAGAGATACGTATGGCCAACGAAAAGGACTATGTAGCTGCAGATTTATCGTCAAATTTAGTAAGTGAAATCAAATCACTAGAAGAAAAATTAAGTGAACAAGCAAATAAAGAAGTTGTGGTTATTGCTTACGAAAAAGACAAATAAAAAAGCAAAAAGAGCCGTTATAGACGGCTCTTACCTTTATTTTGCAAATACATGATTTCCAACTGTCTTTACAACTTCGCGAGTGGTAATCCAAGAATCAGTTGCAATTTCTGGATTATAAAAATATATACAATCATTTAAACGATCTTGTCGTGTTAAGGCTTCTTCAACTGCGCGAATTGATTCATCTGATGCAGGTTTATTTATCTCACCATTTTGTACGGGTGAAAAGGCATATGCATCTCCAACTACTTCATTAATAACACCTGTTACTGTATCTGGAAATTCAGGAGAATCCACTCGGTTTAAAACAACTGTTGCAACCGCAACTTTTCCTTCATATGATTCGCCTTTTGCTTCTGCTTCTACTAATCTCGCAAATAAGTCTTTCTCTTGAGTTGAAATAGTAACCGCAGGTGTAACTGGAGCTGGTTCTGGAGTTACCATTTCCGGTTCAGCTGTTTCTGGCTCTGATGTAGCAGGTTCTTCAACCTTCGTTTCGGCAGATTGCTCTACTGCTGGTTCAGGTTTATTTAGAATGATTTCCTTTTGGTCATCATTTTGGTTATTTTCTTGATTCAGTTCATTCATGATTGGACCATAGGCTTGTCCAATATCCACTAGACTTTCTACATTTACAACTTCATATTGAGTTATCGCTTCAACTGTCGAGTTGTGTATCCCGATAAATGCAAATGTAGCTACACAAGCTACCGCAACTTTTTTAAAATAAGTGTTTTTCATGTGTGCTACCTCCTGATGTTTTGTATGATATAACACTAACATGGGGAGGCAGACGATATACAGAACGATAAGGTTACATTTCTTTATGGTTTGATGAACAACATTACAGCAACGATGGAAATATGACATTATGCCTATAATCCTGTCATAATCCAACCATTTTTACGGTATAGAGGAATATTTTGCATGTAAAATGTAGGGCGTGGAAATTATTTCTGAAATCTAATATTTCGGAAATGAAAATAAATGGTGATTATGCTACTATTACAATATTAAAATTATCAATCATATTGGAGATGGATTTGCGTGCTTATTTGGAAGCGTAATTTGTGGGTACTATGGGTAGGGGTTTTCTTCGTATCAGCAAGTTTTTCCATGGTTATCCCGTTTTTGCCTATTTTCCTGCTTCAAATTGGTGTGCATGATCACACGGAAGTTTGGGCTGGTTTGTTATTTAGTGCAGCGTTTTTTGCTGGAGCGATTGCTTCACCATTTTGGGGCAGGGTCGCCGATAAATATGGAAGAAAGCCTTTGTTAATCCGGGCAGGGTTTGCACTGTTTCTCGTCTATACATTAACTGCCTTTGTTACAAATCCCTATCAGTTGTTAGGATTGCGAATAATGCAAGGTTTGTTGAGTGGGTTCATCCCAGGTTCAATCGCATTAGTCGGTACCAACACACCAAGCAATAAAGTAGGGTACGCTCTTTCGATGATTTCCTCTGCTTCGGCTTCAGGGGGTATTGTTGGACCGCTCTTGGGCGGGGGGATTGCTTCATTAGTAGGGAATCGCGTGGCATTTGGAAGTGCTGGAATGTTCTCGCTCATTTCGACATTACTCGTAATATTTTTCGTAACGGAGGAAAATTTCACTCCGAGTAAGGAGAAAGGTTCTATTCGAAATGATTTTAAATTGGCACTTTCAAACCGTTCTTTGATGATGGTTCTCGGATTAACCAGCCTTACATCTGCTTCTATCATGACAATTGAACCAGTTCTTCCATTATATATAGTAGAGCTTGGAGGTTCTTCCCAGCATGCATCGTTACTAGCGGGTATTGTTTTTTCTCTTCCTGGTATTGCAAGTGTCATTTTTGCCCCTATGTGGGGGAAATGGGCGGACAAAGTTGGTTTCCAAAAAATTCTATTTATTGGATTAATGGGTGGAGGAATCGGAACCATCGCCCAAATTGTTTTCAGTAATATTTGGGGATTCTCGATTACTCGGTTTATTTTCGGTGTCTTTTTCTGTGCCGTTTTCCCGGCATTAAATGGACTAGTAGTAAGGTCGACACAAAGCGATTTCCGTGGGCGAGCTTTTGGTTTACACCAAACCTCTAATCAAATTGGCGGAATGATTGGCCCAATTATAGGAGGGATTCTTGGAGGCATTTTCCCTGTATATACTGTGTTTGTCGTAACAGGTATCTTACTTCTAGCCGCTACCGGTATGACTTATTGGCACTCCAAAGACTTAAATCGTGAACTTAAAACAAAAACTACATGAAATATTAAAAAGGATATAAATAATATGTAATAATGCCAACAATAATTCCAGTTACCGCCCCAAAAAAGACCTCTGTTGGTTGATGACCTAATAATTCTTTTAGTTTTTCTCTAGACTCTGGTTTCTTTAAATTGGGGTCTTTTAGCGTTTCAATCAAGCTGTTAAAATCAGCTAAAAGCGTGTTCAGTATTTCTGCATGATAACCTGCATGCCTGCGAACTCCCATCGCATCGTGCATAACAATCGCAGCGACTACAACGCAAATAGCGAACTCATTTGATTGGAACCCGGTCATCAATCCGATAACTGTAGTCAATGAAACAATCATTGCAGTATGCGAACTAGGCATGCCGCCAGTGCTAAACATTAAATTCCATTTCAATTCCTTTGAGGCTAAAAAATGAATCGGTACTTTCACGAATTGTGCGAAAAACATCCCTAAAAATGCGGCTAAAATCGGACAGGATAAAAACATAATAACCTCCTGAATTGTTGTATGTAATTATCATATCAAAAAGATTCCTTATTTACCCGAAAGAAGTATGAAAAAATGGATGAAGCATGATAATACGGGGTTGTAAAAAAAACATGAATAAAACAAAGAAGTAAGAGTGGGTCCTTGCTCACTCTTACTTCTTTTATGTTACGGGGTTTAAGTTAATGTTTGTATTGTTTCTACTAATTGCCTAAGTGCTTCTTGGTCGTCTGAGCCGGATGCTTCTAAACTAATTTCTGCATTATTTGGTATGGCGAGTGATAAAACGCCCATTATAGATTTACAATTCACTTTATGCCCATTGTAAGTCAGATAGATATCTGATTCAAATTGGGATGTGACCTGAACCAGTTTGTTAATTGCGCGACTGTCTAGCCCAGCCTTTCGATTAAGTTGAATTGTTTTTAGTACCATTTGAGGAAGCCCCCTTAAGATTCAAGTTAAATTACACTCTTTTATTTATGTTATATAAAATTTAAATATGATATATTTAGCCATTTAATCTAGTTTGCTAACACGATTGTATGTAAGATAATTAAACATGAGCGGCCATAATGATAATACAAAGTAAAAACGGTCACTCCGATTTGGAGTGACCGCATAAATATCTTCTATTATATTCCCAGAATTTCTGCTAATTTCTCTTGGTTAAAGCCAAAAACAACCTCTGTACCATTTTCATCCTCAACTACAGTTGCTGGGGTGGCAGATGCACCTAATTCAACAATTTCATCTAAATATTTAGGGTTTTCTCTAATATCTTTTTCTTCAAAAACAATTCCATTATCCTTTAACCATAATTTTTCAGCTGTACATGGACCACAGCTTTCTTGTGTATAAATAACTACCTTACGCATAGTACATTCCTCCTTCAGTTCATTTTATTACAATTATTAAAAAAAGTCCCATCACCTGATTCCTTCATTAATTATATTTTTACAAACGAAGAGATATATGCTTAGGTTTCATGTCCTACTCCATATCTATTTAAGGATCATATTATCGTTTGCTTAACATACATATACAGTAAGATGACAAGCAGTTACGTCAGGGAAAATCCATGAAAAGGAGATACGTGCAAGGAGATGGAGTTCTTACAAGAAATCATCGCAAATTATGGATCGTTTTTATCACTAGAAGCTTTGGGAAAAGTATTGACGGATCCTGCTAGTTGGGGAGTTATTGGAACCTTAGTCATTTTAGAAGGATTACTGTCCGCTGATAATGCGTTGGTTCTAGCTGTCTTGGTTAAACACCTGCCCGAGAAGCAGCGAAAGAAAGCACTGTTCTATGGAATAATAGGAGCCTATCTTTTCCGTGTTATCGCCATTGGCATTGGTGTTACCTTAGTTAATATTGGCTGGATTAAAATAATTGGCGGTCACTATCTTTTATGGATTGTCCTTCAGAATTTCCTTAAGAAAAAGGATGGGGAGGAAGAGGTTCAAACGAAGACGGTTGGTTTTTGGAGTACAGTATTAACGGTAGAGCTGATGGACATCGCATTTAGTATTGATAGTGTCATTGCCACTTTTGGTGTATCCAATCAGGTTTGGGTACTCTTTTTGGGAGGAATCTTGGGAATCCTAATGATGAGAGGCGTGGCTCAACTATTCTTAGCACTGATCGAACGAGTCCCTGAGTTCGAAACTACTGCATTTGTCTTAATCGGCATGATTGGGTTACGAATGATAGGTGCAGCTTTTGGCTTCCAAATGCACGAAGTGATCTTCTTTAGCTTATTAATTGGTATCTTCCTTGGAACATTCCTCGTACATTTTTTAAGGGGAAGGGTTGCCACCAAATAAATCAAACACATTGGTCTAAAAAAAGTGACTATCAACTTGTTTTCTTTTTGATAGTCATTTTTTTGTTTAGTACTTGGAATTATCTCTTAATGGCATGAACATGCATAAGTAAAAGAGTTTTCTAATTATTATTTTTAATAAGGTAAAATAATAACGCATTACTTATCATTTTTGTGTCATAGGGGGAAGATTCATGCGTGAAGAGGGATACATAGAGGTTACAGGCGGGAGAGTCTGGTATCAAATATTTAATAAAAATTCTAAAGCAACCCCAGTCATTATATTACATGGCGGACCGGGTTCTTCAAGTTATTCATTAGAAGGATTACAAGCGCTTGAAAAGGATAGACCGGTTATTTTATACGATCAATTAGGCTGTGGCAGGTCAGACCGTCCAAGTAACACTTCTCTTTGGCAGCTTGATCGTTTTGTCGAAGAATTTGCTCAAATTAGAGAAGCTTTACAATTGGATGAAGTTCATATTTTAGGCCATTCATGGGGTACAACCCTTGCGGCTGCCTATTGTTTAACAAAACCTAGTGGTGTGAAAAGTGTTATCTTTTCAAGTCCATGTCTAAGCGCACCGCGTTGGGAACAGGACCAGGCAGAGAATTTAAAAAAGCTTCCTATTGATATTCAGGAAACCATTACCCGATGTGAAGAAGAGGGAATGACGGATTCCGAGGAATTTAAAGCGGCCATTCTGGAATTCAATAAAGTATTTGTTTGTAGAGTGCAGGCAGAACCAGATCCCGAGTGGGTTAAAAAAGGGGCAGGTTATCGAAATCCTGAGATTTACAACATTATGTGGGGGCCATCTGA
This genomic stretch from Neobacillus niacini harbors:
- a CDS encoding DUF2294 domain-containing protein is translated as MEIPIYKKSAELSSYISKILRDHFGKGPESVHVSLGRTFIIVYIRNFLTPTEKVLINQNQDESVQQTRDLVMQTLIPEIKAYIKIVTGMEIREFYYDWSLQNKSAMLTGISTDSTSTDYPITEEFIGKAELINEIIHLSSESEKKPEEIYASQVNQRTILVIRNGILVRIEKQLIRQGMQEQLKLAKRSLEKGLLHNNNHFEAILDTKVIDIFVDWDFDLDKSVIVFVINPTK
- the sda gene encoding sporulation histidine kinase inhibitor Sda, which produces MFSSMNNKVLIDTYFNAVKLKLDEDFIKLLEEEIDRRGIQSDKVERMV
- a CDS encoding GNAT family N-acetyltransferase, which encodes MLTIRNVTMNDLPDLLIIEHLCFPIEEAATEEAFKQRIQLIPDSFFVAEECGVIVGLVNGPVIEKEFITDDLFEEIKPNPASGGHQTVLGVAVTPHFQTRGVATALLAHLEKEAISRNRESITLTCKEDLIRFYENLGYKNRGVSKSEHGGVQWYNLNKKLR
- a CDS encoding GNAT family N-acetyltransferase, which translates into the protein MYRDKELIIRPILEADLSELWSLIYSEELPEWKKWDAPYFEHKHVTYQDYLKTKDALVNQDNRWVIEVNGEIIGTIGYYWEHKPSNWLEIGIVIYKPAYWSGGYGTRAIRILINHLFTTMPLVRVGYTTWSGNERMIKVGEKLGMTMEARLRKCRYYNGEYYDSIRMGLLREEWESNPQFK
- a CDS encoding DUF1801 domain-containing protein, coding for MYELKTKQTDNSVIEFIEQVDSPKKREDAYKLLDIFTETTGYEAKMWGPSIIGFGSYHYKYESGHEGDAPLVGFSPRKAKISLYFAPGETKREELLEQFGKHTTGKACVYINKVADIDVDVLKALIIESVSFLQAMYPAK
- a CDS encoding RMD1 family protein, with the translated sequence MRDLSFKAFAITNEIDLNKIAVHCGIPKKFTWEEPLILRGEILKSILYKDVDDSQMVLVFSFGSIVFINHTTPNEITALLNYLHSFEPDIEVKNADRYSDDYSLHIKDTESIELTDEYVVVPEYEDYYPELISTVLAKSVALEKTEEQLGQINDKLETMIDRLEKGKLRIGNKELARTTAKIIRHEYNTLAYIMILDKPDITWTSSSAGEFYDRMLEFFELNDRYKILKSKTEILYNIMDGFSTISHSIRGLFVEWIIVILILFEIVLSLLGIAGLLP
- a CDS encoding SRPBCC family protein codes for the protein MTENSFVYVTYIATTPEKLWEALTSSEYTEQYFFGTSIQSDWQEGSELTYSRNGQVSDYGKILKIEHNRVLSFTWTYVGDGVEGKLPSRVTFELKPLKGTVKLTLRHEDLQPGDLVDRDDTFEGLNNGWPAIISNLKSLLETGITLPAVTI
- a CDS encoding cell wall hydrolase, translating into MKNTYFKKVAVACVATFAFIGIHNSTVEAITQYEVVNVESLVDIGQAYGPIMNELNQENNQNDDQKEIILNKPEPAVEQSAETKVEEPATSEPETAEPEMVTPEPAPVTPAVTISTQEKDLFARLVEAEAKGESYEGKVAVATVVLNRVDSPEFPDTVTGVINEVVGDAYAFSPVQNGEINKPASDESIRAVEEALTRQDRLNDCIYFYNPEIATDSWITTREVVKTVGNHVFAK
- a CDS encoding MFS transporter, translated to MLIWKRNLWVLWVGVFFVSASFSMVIPFLPIFLLQIGVHDHTEVWAGLLFSAAFFAGAIASPFWGRVADKYGRKPLLIRAGFALFLVYTLTAFVTNPYQLLGLRIMQGLLSGFIPGSIALVGTNTPSNKVGYALSMISSASASGGIVGPLLGGGIASLVGNRVAFGSAGMFSLISTLLVIFFVTEENFTPSKEKGSIRNDFKLALSNRSLMMVLGLTSLTSASIMTIEPVLPLYIVELGGSSQHASLLAGIVFSLPGIASVIFAPMWGKWADKVGFQKILFIGLMGGGIGTIAQIVFSNIWGFSITRFIFGVFFCAVFPALNGLVVRSTQSDFRGRAFGLHQTSNQIGGMIGPIIGGILGGIFPVYTVFVVTGILLLAATGMTYWHSKDLNRELKTKTT
- a CDS encoding divergent PAP2 family protein; this translates as MFLSCPILAAFLGMFFAQFVKVPIHFLASKELKWNLMFSTGGMPSSHTAMIVSLTTVIGLMTGFQSNEFAICVVVAAIVMHDAMGVRRHAGYHAEILNTLLADFNSLIETLKDPNLKKPESREKLKELLGHQPTEVFFGAVTGIIVGIITYYLYPF
- a CDS encoding HPr family phosphocarrier protein produces the protein MVLKTIQLNRKAGLDSRAINKLVQVTSQFESDIYLTYNGHKVNCKSIMGVLSLAIPNNAEISLEASGSDDQEALRQLVETIQTLT
- a CDS encoding glutaredoxin family protein is translated as MRKVVIYTQESCGPCTAEKLWLKDNGIVFEEKDIRENPKYLDEIVELGASATPATVVEDENGTEVVFGFNQEKLAEILGI
- a CDS encoding TerC family protein, whose amino-acid sequence is MEFLQEIIANYGSFLSLEALGKVLTDPASWGVIGTLVILEGLLSADNALVLAVLVKHLPEKQRKKALFYGIIGAYLFRVIAIGIGVTLVNIGWIKIIGGHYLLWIVLQNFLKKKDGEEEVQTKTVGFWSTVLTVELMDIAFSIDSVIATFGVSNQVWVLFLGGILGILMMRGVAQLFLALIERVPEFETTAFVLIGMIGLRMIGAAFGFQMHEVIFFSLLIGIFLGTFLVHFLRGRVATK
- a CDS encoding proline iminopeptidase-family hydrolase, producing the protein MREEGYIEVTGGRVWYQIFNKNSKATPVIILHGGPGSSSYSLEGLQALEKDRPVILYDQLGCGRSDRPSNTSLWQLDRFVEEFAQIREALQLDEVHILGHSWGTTLAAAYCLTKPSGVKSVIFSSPCLSAPRWEQDQAENLKKLPIDIQETITRCEEEGMTDSEEFKAAILEFNKVFVCRVQAEPDPEWVKKGAGYRNPEIYNIMWGPSEFSVKGNLKYFDCTNRLNEISCPTLFTCGRYDEATPESTEYFSSLVPNGQFHVYENSAHLAYVEEKEEFLQVVGDFLKTVDSK